One genomic segment of Rivularia sp. PCC 7116 includes these proteins:
- a CDS encoding ATP-binding cassette domain-containing protein codes for MTHSFDKPTLASPQPYLELNNQGQILRLYLREEEHRLGRGLEWADLDVPVGWEVFSRKQAILKKEGNVYRLFDGEGTKPSRNGIFINGNRIDASGYLLKDGLQFEIGQSVHNHIQLTYYHPRDVPVAIPSNRRLVFKGLKQSPIQLGRATKLDDYASMQLDAPTVSRIHTTLLPDGQGGYFIQDSSSNGTFVNGERISKRVKLTDGSKIQIGPFSLLYTKEYLELLNNGSQVRLDVDRLQRIVKVKGGTQKAILDDVSLAIETGQLVALVGGSGAGKSTLMKSLLGIAPVTSGSVYLNGDNLRRNWAVYRSQIGYVPQDDIVHPDLRVEEVLAYACKLRLPPDTEVKAVVERTLDQIKLTHVRTNFIRNLSGGQRKRVSIGVELLADPKLFFLDEPTSGLDPGLDKEMMRLLRELADQGRTVILVTHATANIEVCDRITFMGRGGKLCYYGPPGEALKYFEMPSNELKYFSDIYIKLDQGGSPKEVVETVDYWSKRYKHSAYFQKYVGNLLKPGTDTKKKSNDKIHTGISPFKQLILLSQRYFQLVVRDSASWIFALISGPIAIALTAWILRNETPLRKLEPLEITQGPLALKVLFIFACIGIWVGLSSSVREIVKESAIYARERLINLGLLPYLTSKVLIRGGLTFLQTLLIVITVVIGFKSPESNLIPWGVGLGITTFLTLLASVSLSLMISAAVKNENEANSILPLIMIPQIILSGVLFELKRLSGKLGWLTISRWSMGAYGALVNVNEMVPAATPGAPSLEDIFAASSVYDATFNNLMLNWGILGLHTVVYLIVALILLKRKDIV; via the coding sequence ATGACTCATAGCTTTGACAAACCAACGCTTGCAAGTCCTCAACCTTATTTAGAATTAAACAATCAAGGGCAAATTTTACGGCTGTATCTAAGGGAAGAAGAACATCGCTTGGGACGGGGGCTTGAGTGGGCTGATTTAGACGTTCCTGTTGGTTGGGAAGTTTTTTCTAGAAAACAAGCTATTTTAAAAAAAGAAGGTAATGTTTATCGGCTTTTTGATGGTGAAGGTACAAAACCTAGCCGTAACGGAATTTTTATCAATGGAAATCGCATTGATGCTTCAGGCTACTTATTAAAAGATGGATTGCAGTTTGAAATCGGACAATCGGTTCACAACCATATTCAGTTAACCTACTATCATCCAAGAGATGTTCCGGTTGCTATTCCCAGCAATCGGCGTTTGGTTTTTAAAGGTTTGAAGCAATCTCCCATACAGCTAGGACGTGCAACGAAACTAGATGATTATGCTTCGATGCAGTTGGATGCACCAACCGTATCTCGCATACACACAACGCTTTTACCTGATGGTCAAGGCGGTTATTTTATCCAAGATTCCAGTAGCAACGGTACTTTTGTCAATGGCGAAAGAATTTCTAAACGGGTTAAATTAACCGACGGCAGCAAAATACAAATCGGTCCATTTTCGTTACTTTATACAAAAGAATACCTAGAATTATTAAATAATGGTAGTCAAGTTCGCCTCGACGTGGATCGGCTACAACGGATTGTTAAAGTCAAAGGCGGAACTCAAAAGGCAATCCTTGACGATGTTTCCTTAGCTATTGAAACCGGACAGTTAGTAGCTTTGGTTGGTGGAAGCGGCGCTGGTAAATCCACTTTGATGAAATCATTATTGGGAATTGCACCAGTAACATCGGGTTCGGTATATCTCAATGGAGATAACTTGCGGCGAAATTGGGCTGTTTATCGTTCTCAGATTGGTTACGTACCCCAAGATGACATCGTACATCCAGATTTGAGAGTAGAGGAAGTTTTAGCATACGCATGTAAATTGCGACTTCCTCCCGATACTGAGGTGAAAGCAGTCGTAGAAAGAACTCTCGACCAAATTAAATTGACTCACGTTAGAACCAACTTTATTCGCAACCTTAGCGGAGGGCAGCGCAAACGGGTGAGCATTGGTGTAGAGCTATTAGCCGATCCTAAGTTATTTTTTCTTGATGAACCGACTTCTGGACTCGATCCCGGTTTAGATAAAGAGATGATGCGGTTGCTGCGGGAATTGGCAGACCAGGGGAGGACGGTGATATTAGTTACTCATGCCACGGCAAATATTGAAGTTTGCGACAGAATTACTTTTATGGGTAGAGGTGGCAAATTATGTTATTACGGACCTCCGGGGGAAGCGTTAAAATACTTTGAAATGCCGTCGAATGAGTTAAAGTACTTTTCCGATATTTATATTAAATTAGACCAAGGTGGAAGTCCTAAAGAAGTAGTTGAAACAGTAGATTATTGGTCGAAAAGATACAAGCATTCTGCTTATTTTCAGAAATACGTTGGCAATTTACTCAAGCCAGGTACAGATACCAAAAAGAAAAGCAACGATAAAATTCATACTGGTATATCCCCATTTAAACAGTTGATATTACTGAGCCAGCGATACTTCCAATTAGTAGTTAGAGATAGCGCTAGTTGGATATTTGCTTTGATATCCGGGCCAATTGCGATCGCGTTAACGGCTTGGATATTAAGAAACGAAACTCCTCTACGTAAGTTAGAACCTTTAGAAATCACTCAAGGACCTTTAGCACTCAAAGTATTATTTATCTTTGCCTGTATTGGTATCTGGGTAGGGCTTTCGAGTTCGGTAAGAGAAATTGTCAAAGAATCTGCTATTTATGCCAGGGAAAGGCTGATTAATTTGGGTTTGCTGCCTTATTTAACTTCTAAAGTTTTGATTCGTGGTGGTTTAACTTTTTTACAAACTTTATTGATAGTTATAACTGTTGTAATTGGTTTTAAATCGCCAGAATCTAATCTTATACCTTGGGGGGTGGGCTTAGGAATCACAACTTTTTTAACTTTGCTAGCAAGCGTTAGTTTGAGTTTAATGATTTCCGCAGCAGTCAAAAACGAAAACGAAGCTAATAGCATACTGCCTTTAATTATGATTCCTCAGATAATTCTTTCAGGGGTTTTATTTGAATTAAAAAGATTATCGGGAAAACTCGGCTGGTTGACTATTAGTCGTTGGTCTATGGGTGCTTATGGTGCTTTAGTTAACGTTAACGAGATGGTACCGGCAGCCACTCCAGGGGCACCTTCATTAGAAGATATTTTTGCCGCTTCTTCAGTTTATGACGCGACTTTCAACAATTTAATGTTGAATTGGGGAATTCTCGGTTTACACACAGTAGTTTATTTGATTGTGGCGTTAATATTACTCAAGCGTAAAGATATTGTTTGA
- a CDS encoding phosphate/phosphite/phosphonate ABC transporter substrate-binding protein, translated as MFIRGFVRFGFLILIALLGIGCNSSKRVPKKVTLGLVSYGEEDISLYKYEGFKNYIQAQTKSIVELEPAYNELQAIDQIHRKQWDIVFAPPGLAAIAIDKQLYKPLFSMGEVSSRQRSLIVVRDDSPIKKIPDLANKTIALGQIGSAAGYYVPLYDLYGLTLRNIRFAPTPKTVLQWLNEGSIDAGALSEKNFEIYRRQITETKFRIIHISRWIPPGVVLLSPNIERNREREVRAIMSKAPANITSDAGYIPSVKIPEYKQFIQLIKKVKPLEARTKETPAVLLPKEDPKNKLSHRFTKFPEKT; from the coding sequence ATGTTTATACGTGGGTTTGTGCGATTCGGGTTTTTGATATTAATCGCACTCTTAGGGATAGGATGTAATTCTTCAAAAAGAGTACCAAAAAAAGTGACTCTAGGCTTAGTTAGCTATGGGGAAGAAGATATTTCACTCTATAAATACGAGGGCTTTAAAAACTATATTCAGGCACAAACAAAGTCGATAGTAGAACTAGAACCTGCTTACAACGAATTACAAGCTATCGACCAAATTCATCGCAAGCAATGGGATATCGTGTTTGCACCACCAGGTTTAGCGGCGATCGCCATCGATAAGCAACTTTACAAACCTCTATTTTCAATGGGTGAAGTAAGCAGCAGACAGCGTTCGTTAATAGTAGTCAGAGATGATAGCCCTATTAAGAAAATACCGGATTTGGCAAATAAAACTATAGCTTTGGGTCAAATAGGTTCTGCTGCTGGCTACTATGTTCCTTTATACGATCTCTACGGTTTAACCCTTAGAAATATCCGTTTTGCTCCCACTCCTAAAACAGTACTTCAATGGCTGAATGAAGGTAGCATTGATGCTGGTGCTTTGTCTGAAAAAAACTTTGAAATTTATCGTCGGCAAATTACGGAAACAAAGTTTAGAATCATACATATCAGTCGGTGGATTCCCCCCGGAGTCGTATTGCTATCACCAAATATTGAACGAAATCGGGAACGAGAAGTCCGCGCAATTATGAGTAAAGCCCCAGCAAATATTACATCAGATGCTGGTTATATTCCTAGCGTCAAAATTCCTGAATACAAGCAGTTTATTCAGCTAATTAAAAAAGTTAAACCTTTAGAGGCGCGAACTAAGGAAACACCAGCAGTTTTGTTACCTAAGGAAGATCCAAAAAATAAATTGTCCCACCGTTTTACAAAATTTCCGGAAAAAACCTAG
- a CDS encoding CPBP family intramembrane glutamic endopeptidase → MKINLFSLSVRPAPIRLGCFILSLLLPWLPYAAAVYILVKDENTRTILTMGILAIEFLFLLPWWSKYIHQQPQAFRHYGLEFTRKNGVELLRGVAIGLISVLALFVVQGMLGWLVWQPPGFSMLQLVLEGLLTGLGVAFAEELFFRGFIYDELQRDYNPAVVIPATAIIFAVLHFIKPLPVIISTSPQFLGLLLLGLACVWAKRSCRGRLGLPIGLHGGLVWGNYIIEVGKLIKYSGTVPQWVTGVNNNPLAGVMGLLSLTLLALWMRQKQLTASSEQ, encoded by the coding sequence ATGAAAATTAATTTATTTAGTTTATCTGTGCGCCCTGCCCCTATAAGGTTGGGCTGCTTTATTTTGAGTTTATTATTGCCGTGGTTGCCTTATGCGGCAGCAGTTTATATTTTAGTCAAAGACGAAAATACCCGAACTATCTTAACTATGGGTATTTTGGCAATTGAGTTTCTATTTTTACTTCCTTGGTGGAGTAAATATATCCATCAGCAGCCCCAAGCATTTCGTCACTATGGTTTGGAGTTTACGCGGAAAAATGGTGTGGAGTTGCTGCGTGGTGTCGCAATTGGGCTGATTAGTGTTTTAGCATTATTCGTTGTACAGGGAATGCTAGGTTGGTTAGTCTGGCAGCCGCCTGGTTTTTCGATGCTGCAATTAGTTTTGGAAGGGTTGTTAACAGGTTTGGGTGTGGCTTTTGCGGAAGAATTGTTTTTCCGGGGGTTTATATATGATGAATTACAGCGAGATTATAATCCTGCGGTGGTAATACCAGCGACTGCAATTATTTTTGCCGTGTTGCACTTTATCAAACCATTGCCGGTAATCATAAGTACATCGCCGCAATTTCTCGGATTATTATTATTAGGCTTAGCCTGTGTTTGGGCTAAACGCAGTTGCAGGGGACGCTTGGGCTTACCGATTGGACTCCATGGGGGTTTAGTTTGGGGTAACTACATAATTGAGGTAGGAAAATTAATCAAGTATTCTGGAACCGTTCCCCAGTGGGTTACTGGTGTAAACAATAATCCCTTGGCTGGGGTAATGGGCTTATTGAGTTTGACTTTATTAGCTTTGTGGATGCGTCAAAAGCAGTTAACAGCGAGCAGTGAGCAGTGA
- a CDS encoding WG repeat-containing protein: protein MVLSPKVALSVACKQLAAISAVFVVTLPWLISTPPGFSLDNTSISKRLKSRKNSQYTFVIQPKFTSVNEFSEGLASVYIGYRKGYVNNAGKVVIPPIFDGAGEFSEGFAWINMRGKWGYINKKGQLAINLNFDTAREFTQGLALVKSGDKWGYINKAGQFVIKPQFDNAMSFTVDKQSKVANKVVLAPVKIGEKWGYINKSGNLVIKPQFNNAASFHEDMAAVKIGDKWGYINHRGKLAIAPQFERAWKFSEGLALASKDSKWGYINTKGKFQIEPSYFEASNFSNGLASVWIDGKYGYINKKGKLVIEPQFEDVGKFSQGLAKVNIDNKWGYINKSGDIVIPPQFDHAGDLLSSQTNAAYPKVGKAWVKVGEKWGYISLLLSE from the coding sequence ATGGTTTTATCACCCAAGGTTGCTTTGTCAGTAGCTTGTAAGCAATTGGCAGCTATTTCTGCTGTATTCGTCGTAACTCTTCCCTGGCTGATATCCACTCCACCAGGCTTTTCTCTCGATAACACCTCCATAAGCAAACGTCTAAAAAGTCGTAAAAATTCCCAATATACTTTTGTCATTCAGCCAAAATTTACATCGGTAAACGAATTTTCTGAAGGATTGGCTTCGGTATATATTGGCTACCGTAAAGGATATGTTAACAATGCTGGGAAAGTAGTTATTCCTCCGATTTTTGATGGAGCTGGAGAATTTTCCGAAGGATTCGCATGGATAAATATGAGGGGTAAATGGGGATATATAAATAAAAAAGGTCAGTTAGCTATTAACTTAAACTTTGATACGGCTCGGGAATTTACTCAGGGATTGGCACTTGTAAAGTCTGGTGACAAATGGGGTTACATCAATAAAGCTGGTCAATTTGTTATTAAACCGCAATTCGATAATGCGATGTCTTTTACAGTTGACAAGCAAAGTAAGGTTGCAAATAAAGTAGTACTAGCTCCTGTAAAAATAGGTGAGAAATGGGGGTATATCAATAAAAGTGGAAATTTAGTTATTAAGCCTCAATTTAACAATGCTGCTTCTTTTCATGAAGACATGGCAGCAGTCAAAATTGGCGACAAGTGGGGTTACATAAATCATCGCGGAAAATTAGCGATCGCACCCCAATTTGAACGAGCATGGAAATTTTCCGAAGGATTGGCACTAGCAAGCAAAGATAGCAAATGGGGATATATAAATACCAAGGGAAAATTTCAGATCGAGCCGTCTTATTTTGAAGCCAGCAATTTTTCCAACGGGCTTGCATCTGTATGGATAGATGGTAAATACGGCTATATCAACAAGAAGGGTAAACTTGTTATTGAGCCGCAATTTGAAGATGTTGGTAAATTTTCTCAAGGCTTGGCAAAGGTAAATATTGACAATAAATGGGGCTACATCAATAAAAGCGGTGACATTGTAATTCCTCCACAATTCGATCACGCTGGTGATTTATTGTCATCTCAAACCAATGCAGCTTATCCAAAAGTTGGTAAAGCATGGGTGAAAGTCGGCGAAAAATGGGGTTATATCAGCTTGCTTTTAAGTGAATAA
- the clpS gene encoding ATP-dependent Clp protease adapter ClpS, producing MSVETIEKRSTTRKHAPRYRVLLHNDDYNAMEYVVEILITTVPSLSQPQAVSIMMEAHTNGFALVITCAQEHAEFYSETLKTHGLNSTIEPED from the coding sequence GTGTCAGTCGAAACTATAGAGAAGCGTTCAACAACCCGGAAGCACGCGCCTCGGTACCGTGTTTTGCTCCATAATGATGACTACAACGCTATGGAGTATGTGGTGGAGATACTAATCACCACAGTGCCGAGCCTCAGCCAACCCCAGGCTGTAAGCATCATGATGGAAGCCCATACAAATGGCTTTGCTTTAGTTATTACTTGCGCTCAGGAACATGCCGAATTTTATAGCGAAACCCTCAAAACTCACGGGTTAAACAGCACTATAGAACCGGAAGACTGA
- a CDS encoding alr0857 family protein yields MLKIIYGDNNLSLDCLDGCLEDWINTRVAIAVRSATGIHIESSTASFLLPANSSTIAQVENIQDANVVEFCRCDAKSLEVVLKGIWLTSELESETGVFVTKLKDDTEYLLQNMFEPKFCPV; encoded by the coding sequence ATGTTAAAAATTATTTATGGCGACAATAACTTAAGCTTAGATTGCTTGGATGGATGTTTAGAAGATTGGATAAACACAAGAGTTGCGATCGCTGTGCGTAGCGCTACGGGGATTCATATTGAATCTAGTACGGCTTCTTTTCTATTACCGGCAAACTCATCTACCATAGCCCAGGTAGAAAATATACAAGACGCAAATGTAGTGGAATTCTGCCGCTGCGATGCCAAATCACTTGAAGTTGTGTTGAAAGGTATCTGGTTAACATCAGAATTAGAAAGTGAAACAGGTGTATTCGTAACCAAACTCAAGGATGACACTGAATATTTATTGCAGAATATGTTTGAACCTAAATTTTGCCCGGTTTAA